GGGCATTTCCTGACCTCCTCAATAATGTTTCTGCTGGCTAAAAGGGGATCTCCGCTTCGCCGCCGGAAGGACCGACTTCGGAGATATCCATCGGGAAACTGTCGTCCTCGCCGTATGACGAGAAGCCAGACCGAAGATTGGCCGGCTCGTCGCCGCGCTTAGGAGCGCCGTACGATTGGCGAGGTCCTGAACTTTCGGACTGATCGCCGTCCCGGCTTCCGCCGCCGAGGAACTGAACTGTGTCGGCGACGACTTCAGTCACGTACCGTTTCTGTCCGGACTTATCCTCATAGGACCGGGTGGCAATGCGCCCCTCAACGAGGGCCGCCCGCCCCTTGGAAAGGTACCGCTCACAGTTTTCGGCCTGAGCGCCCCAGACGACGATGGGAACAAACGCCACGTCCTCCTGAAGCTCTCCGTTCTTGCCCTTCCACGTGCGGTTGACCGCCAAGGTAAAACTCGCTACCGGCGTCTTGCTAGACGTGTAGCGAAGTTCCGGATCCTTCGTCAGGTTTCCTACCAGAATCACTCGGTTAAATCCCCGTGCCATGGTGAAAAGCCTCCTACTTCTCGTCCCGAACGGTCACCATGTGACGGACGACGTTCGGACGCAGCTTCATCAGCCGATCGAGCTCCGACAATGCCGACGGATCGAGCTTCAGCTCGAACACGACGTAAATGCCCTCGTTGAGGCCCTTGATCTCGTAGGCTAAACGGCGTTTTCCCCAGAGGTCAGACTTGGTTACTTCTCCGGAGAGACGGGCAACCAACTCCTCAATACCCTTGATTTCGGCGCTGTGCTCTTCGACGGACGGATTGATAATGACCATCATTTCGTAGAGACGCACGTGCACCACCTCCTCCCTATGGACTGTGGCCCTC
This is a stretch of genomic DNA from Jonquetella anthropi DSM 22815. It encodes these proteins:
- a CDS encoding single-stranded DNA-binding protein, translating into MARGFNRVILVGNLTKDPELRYTSSKTPVASFTLAVNRTWKGKNGELQEDVAFVPIVVWGAQAENCERYLSKGRAALVEGRIATRSYEDKSGQKRYVTEVVADTVQFLGGGSRDGDQSESSGPRQSYGAPKRGDEPANLRSGFSSYGEDDSFPMDISEVGPSGGEAEIPF
- the rpsF gene encoding 30S ribosomal protein S6; translated protein: MRLYEMMVIINPSVEEHSAEIKGIEELVARLSGEVTKSDLWGKRRLAYEIKGLNEGIYVVFELKLDPSALSELDRLMKLRPNVVRHMVTVRDEK